Proteins from a single region of Anaerolineae bacterium:
- a CDS encoding phospholipid carrier-dependent glycosyltransferase, with the protein MDAGWRRWLRGVDLLWNLALMAFVLGGVAFVPFHGDESTLIMMSRDYYYQFIAGDWQQVFYHDPPLNATEQHLRLLNGTLSKYLIGLAWHVAGLQVSDLNDQWDWGADWDWNVASGRMPSVALLAAARWSAALPGALSVAAMFVLGWRWGRRRVAYPASFLLATHGVILIHVRRAYMEAALQLGSLLVILAAIWWVERLARRGEGMRRWLLPALALGTASGLALASKHSGAVPVVAAGLGVLIVAARLPGGAHRQALGGLAIGAALAVAVFLALNPAWWGDPIGRASQVLRLRADLVADQVAIFPEVAYADLPARIGGLIAQVTTADPAYYEVKSWAEPLGEAIAGYEASPWAGIRYGQGTAGEAAGVILLALALVGAVRLGWEWQAWVAAPVVGMWTLLTVLFTLAAVPLAWQRYVLPLLPVIVLLAAGGLAWLPSLLARVREQQQPERGPDAPPHG; encoded by the coding sequence ATGGACGCCGGATGGCGGCGCTGGCTGCGCGGCGTGGATCTGCTGTGGAATCTCGCCCTGATGGCATTTGTGCTGGGTGGGGTCGCGTTCGTCCCCTTTCATGGGGATGAATCCACCCTGATCATGATGAGCCGCGATTATTATTATCAGTTCATTGCTGGAGACTGGCAGCAGGTCTTCTACCACGATCCGCCTCTCAACGCCACGGAGCAGCACCTCCGGTTGCTCAACGGCACGCTGTCCAAGTATCTGATCGGCCTGGCCTGGCATGTGGCTGGCCTGCAGGTCAGCGATCTGAACGATCAGTGGGACTGGGGTGCCGATTGGGACTGGAATGTCGCGAGCGGCAGGATGCCATCTGTCGCCCTGCTGGCGGCGGCGCGCTGGTCAGCAGCCTTGCCCGGCGCTCTGAGTGTGGCGGCCATGTTCGTGCTGGGCTGGCGCTGGGGACGGCGGCGGGTTGCTTACCCGGCTAGCTTTCTGCTGGCGACGCACGGTGTGATCCTGATCCATGTTCGTCGGGCCTATATGGAGGCGGCGCTGCAGCTGGGTAGCCTGCTGGTCATCCTGGCGGCGATATGGTGGGTGGAGAGACTGGCTCGCCGGGGAGAAGGAATGCGCCGCTGGCTCCTCCCGGCGCTGGCGCTGGGGACGGCCTCCGGCCTGGCGCTGGCCAGCAAGCACAGCGGTGCAGTGCCGGTGGTTGCCGCCGGGCTGGGAGTGCTGATCGTTGCTGCCCGGCTGCCTGGCGGCGCCCACAGGCAGGCACTCGGCGGACTGGCGATCGGCGCGGCCCTGGCCGTCGCTGTATTCCTGGCGCTGAATCCAGCCTGGTGGGGCGACCCGATCGGGCGGGCAAGCCAGGTGTTGCGCCTGCGGGCAGATCTGGTAGCTGACCAGGTCGCGATTTTCCCGGAAGTGGCCTACGCTGATCTCCCGGCGCGGATTGGCGGATTGATCGCCCAGGTGACAACCGCTGATCCTGCCTATTACGAGGTGAAATCCTGGGCAGAGCCTCTCGGCGAAGCTATCGCCGGTTACGAAGCGTCGCCCTGGGCGGGGATCCGCTACGGGCAGGGGACAGCAGGAGAGGCCGCCGGGGTGATCCTGCTGGCGCTGGCGTTGGTCGGGGCTGTCCGGCTGGGATGGGAATGGCAGGCGTGGGTGGCTGCCCCCGTGGTCGGGATGTGGACACTGTTGACGGTACTCTTCACCCTGGCCGCAGTTCCGCTGGCCTGGCAGCGTTACGTCCTGCCGCTGCTACCGGTGATTGTCCTTCTTGCGGCAGGTGGGCTGGCCTGGTTGCCGAGCCTGCTGGCAAGAGTCAGAGAACAGCAACAGCCAGAGCGAGGGCCTGACGCACCTCCACACGGTTGA
- a CDS encoding thymidylate kinase: MAFAPDGTPLPGKLFIVEGIDGSGKSTQLDILHKWLVGEGYVVVFTEWNSSPVVRATTKKGKKDHLLTPMSFSLIHAADLADRMERQILPALKAGAIVLADRYIYTAFARDAARGVDRAWVRRVYQFAVRPTVAFYFRVPLNESLDRIMTGRPELKYYEAGLDMGYASDPYESFKIFQSRILEEYEHMIQEFGLQVIDATDTLVSQQQQVRRIVEPHLAGAARTELIPWRETLEREGLYGRYIPGLGAGKGA; this comes from the coding sequence ATGGCGTTTGCACCGGATGGTACGCCGTTGCCGGGCAAGCTCTTCATCGTGGAGGGGATTGACGGCAGTGGCAAGAGCACGCAGCTTGATATCCTACACAAGTGGCTGGTGGGTGAGGGGTATGTGGTTGTTTTCACCGAGTGGAACTCATCACCGGTCGTACGGGCAACCACCAAGAAGGGCAAAAAGGATCACCTGCTGACGCCCATGAGCTTCAGCCTGATCCATGCCGCTGACCTGGCCGATCGCATGGAGCGCCAGATTCTGCCAGCACTCAAAGCTGGCGCAATCGTCCTGGCTGACCGGTATATTTACACCGCGTTCGCCCGTGATGCAGCGCGTGGCGTGGACCGGGCCTGGGTGCGGCGGGTCTATCAATTCGCTGTCAGGCCCACAGTTGCCTTCTACTTCCGCGTCCCGCTGAACGAATCGCTGGATCGGATCATGACCGGTCGTCCGGAACTGAAGTATTACGAGGCCGGGCTGGACATGGGCTACGCCAGCGACCCGTACGAGTCATTCAAGATCTTCCAGAGCCGCATCCTGGAGGAATACGAGCACATGATTCAAGAGTTCGGCCTGCAGGTGATCGACGCGACCGATACGCTGGTTTCCCAGCAGCAACAGGTGCGCCGGATTGTGGAGCCGCATCTGGCAGGGGCGGCCAGGACGGAACTGATCCCGTGGCGGGAGACCCTGGAGCGCGAAGGGCTGTATGGCCGGTACATACCGGGTCTTGGCGCGGGCAAGGGAGCGTAA
- a CDS encoding class IV adenylate cyclase: MARQQDHQEIEAKLWVPELAPVAEALQVHGAALRHPRILERNIRYEDPDGTFVPGGIVLRLRQDSQVRLTYKSPAEAATADGLQARFEAEVVVDDFATMDLILRRLGYRPFMIYEKYRTTYALGEVEVVLDELPYGHFVEIEGPPAAIEMAVQLLGLAACHRFVESYARLFDYVRANLGLTFTDLTFANFAGIEVPFEAFLPPGG, from the coding sequence ATGGCGCGGCAGCAGGATCACCAGGAGATCGAAGCCAAGCTGTGGGTCCCTGAGCTGGCCCCGGTTGCTGAGGCGTTGCAGGTGCATGGTGCGGCGCTGCGCCATCCCCGTATTCTGGAGCGCAACATTCGCTATGAAGACCCGGATGGCACTTTTGTGCCGGGTGGGATTGTGCTGCGGCTACGACAGGATAGCCAGGTTCGGCTGACTTACAAAAGCCCGGCGGAAGCCGCCACAGCTGATGGGCTACAGGCCCGGTTTGAAGCCGAAGTGGTCGTCGACGACTTCGCCACTATGGACCTGATTCTGCGCCGGCTGGGCTACCGGCCATTCATGATCTACGAGAAGTACCGCACGACTTACGCCCTGGGCGAGGTTGAAGTTGTCCTGGATGAGTTACCTTACGGCCATTTCGTGGAGATCGAAGGCCCGCCAGCAGCGATCGAAATGGCCGTGCAACTGCTTGGCCTGGCCGCCTGCCATCGCTTTGTGGAAAGCTACGCCCGGCTGTTTGACTACGTCCGTGCCAACCTGGGCCTGACCTTCACCGATCTGACCTTCGCCAACTTCGCCGGAATCGAGGTTCCGTTTGAGGCGTTCCTGCCGCCGGGGGGATGA
- the accC gene encoding acetyl-CoA carboxylase biotin carboxylase subunit, producing the protein MPETTFIRKILIANRGEIAIRVIQACRELGIQTVALYSDVDRTSLHVRQADEAYHIGGARPSESYLVIDKVLDVARKSGVDAIHPGYGFLAERADFAQACLDEGLVFIGPRPHSIAMMGDKLAARELMRKAGVPLIPGTRPGLTDDEILVAAQTEVGFPLMVKAAAGGGGKGIRIVEHPEDLPGALASARREAEAAFGDGTVYLEKLIVGARHIEIQVLADAHGNTIHLGERECSIQRRHQKLVEESPSMFVDEDLRQRMGSVAVRAAQAVDYLNAGTVEFLVDKEKNFYFLEMNTRIQVEHPVTEMVTGVDMVKEQIRIARGRRMGPTQDSISMNGWAIECRINAEDPYNDFMPSVGRITANVAPTGPGVRLDSGIYDGYEVTPYYDSMLAKLICWGETRGEAILRMRRALSEYRVMGVNTNIPFHQSLMDSHRFMAGSFDTSFVEERFEIEKEESEEQTELAAILATLVAHRDRQQAAQIVQRNARDVSNWKWFGRWERMQR; encoded by the coding sequence ATGCCTGAGACGACCTTCATTCGCAAGATTCTGATCGCCAACCGCGGTGAGATCGCCATCCGCGTGATTCAGGCCTGCCGGGAACTGGGTATCCAGACGGTGGCCCTCTACTCCGATGTCGATCGGACCAGCCTGCATGTGCGCCAGGCTGACGAAGCCTACCACATCGGCGGGGCGCGGCCTTCGGAGAGCTACCTGGTGATTGACAAGGTGCTGGATGTGGCCCGCAAATCCGGCGTGGACGCTATCCATCCCGGCTATGGCTTTCTGGCAGAACGGGCGGATTTTGCCCAGGCCTGCCTGGATGAAGGACTGGTGTTCATTGGCCCGCGCCCGCACAGCATCGCCATGATGGGCGATAAGCTGGCTGCCCGCGAATTGATGCGTAAGGCAGGCGTGCCGCTGATCCCCGGCACGCGGCCTGGCCTGACCGACGATGAGATTCTGGTGGCTGCGCAGACAGAGGTTGGCTTCCCGCTGATGGTCAAGGCGGCGGCGGGCGGCGGTGGCAAGGGCATCCGCATCGTCGAGCATCCGGAGGATTTGCCGGGTGCGCTCGCTTCGGCCCGCCGGGAGGCTGAGGCTGCCTTTGGCGATGGCACGGTGTACCTGGAAAAGCTGATCGTGGGCGCCCGGCATATTGAGATTCAGGTGCTGGCCGACGCGCATGGCAACACCATCCACCTGGGCGAGCGCGAGTGCTCGATCCAGCGGCGGCATCAGAAACTGGTGGAGGAATCCCCCAGCATGTTCGTCGATGAGGATCTCCGCCAGCGCATGGGGAGCGTGGCCGTTCGCGCTGCGCAGGCAGTGGATTACCTCAACGCCGGTACGGTGGAATTCCTGGTGGACAAGGAAAAGAACTTCTACTTCCTGGAGATGAACACCCGCATCCAGGTGGAACACCCGGTCACCGAGATGGTCACTGGTGTCGATATGGTCAAGGAGCAGATTCGTATCGCCCGCGGGCGGCGGATGGGACCAACGCAGGACTCGATCAGCATGAATGGCTGGGCGATCGAGTGCCGGATCAATGCGGAAGACCCTTACAACGATTTCATGCCGTCGGTCGGGCGGATTACAGCCAACGTCGCCCCGACCGGGCCGGGCGTCCGTCTGGATAGCGGCATCTACGATGGCTACGAGGTGACGCCCTACTACGACAGCATGCTGGCCAAGTTGATCTGCTGGGGTGAAACACGTGGCGAGGCTATCCTGAGGATGCGCCGCGCCCTCAGCGAGTACCGGGTGATGGGCGTCAACACCAACATCCCCTTCCATCAGAGCCTGATGGACAGCCACCGCTTCATGGCTGGTAGCTTTGACACCTCGTTTGTCGAAGAACGCTTTGAGATCGAGAAAGAGGAGTCGGAGGAGCAGACCGAGCTGGCGGCGATCCTGGCCACGCTGGTCGCTCACCGCGACCGCCAGCAGGCCGCGCAGATCGTGCAGCGCAACGCCCGCGATGTTTCCAACTGGAAGTGGTTCGGGCGCTGGGAACGCATGCAGCGCTAA
- a CDS encoding thymidylate kinase, producing MTRMQTYGYPLPGMPDKELPGRLIVIEGTDGVGRSTQVALIREWLEQNGYGTVQTGLARSALAAKGISRAKQGNYLSPLTMDLFYATDFVDRLEKEIIPALRAGFVMLTDRYIYAPIARALARGADPDWIFGVYGFAIVPDAVFYLRANVEAIIPRVLSARGMFDYWESGSDFLAGADIYHNYITYQRSIIEQFDRMAEHFNFRVIDATRGVYPVFADLKAQIGEIVADMRRQQKP from the coding sequence ATGACCAGAATGCAAACCTACGGGTATCCGCTGCCGGGGATGCCGGACAAAGAACTGCCCGGCAGGCTGATTGTGATCGAGGGCACGGATGGCGTGGGACGCTCCACCCAGGTGGCGCTGATCCGCGAGTGGCTGGAGCAAAACGGCTATGGCACCGTCCAGACCGGGCTGGCGCGCTCCGCGCTGGCCGCCAAAGGCATCAGCCGGGCCAAGCAGGGCAATTACCTCAGCCCGCTGACCATGGACCTGTTCTACGCCACCGACTTTGTTGACCGGCTGGAGAAGGAGATCATCCCGGCGTTGCGGGCGGGATTCGTCATGCTGACCGACCGCTACATCTACGCGCCGATCGCCCGCGCTCTGGCCCGCGGAGCCGACCCCGACTGGATCTTCGGCGTTTACGGATTCGCCATTGTACCGGACGCGGTGTTTTATCTCCGAGCAAATGTCGAAGCGATCATCCCGCGTGTGCTGTCGGCGCGGGGGATGTTCGACTACTGGGAAAGCGGCTCGGATTTTCTGGCCGGCGCCGACATCTACCATAATTACATCACCTACCAGCGCAGCATCATCGAGCAGTTTGACCGCATGGCCGAGCACTTCAATTTCCGGGTGATTGATGCCACGCGGGGCGTGTATCCGGTCTTTGCTGATCTCAAAGCCCAGATCGGCGAGATTGTGGCCGATATGCGCCGGCAACAGAAACCGTGA
- a CDS encoding methylmalonyl-CoA mutase family protein → MTKPGSREQWETDVLARALARFPERRETFVTSSGILLQRLYTPEDVPADYETTQGYPGQYPFTRGVQPTMYRGRLWTMRQYAGYASAEESNARYRYLLEQGQTGLSVAFDLPTQIGYDADHPMALGEVGRVGVSISSLRDMARLFEGIPLDRVSTSMTINAPAAVLLAMYIAVARQQGVEPVKLRGTVQNDILKEYLARGTYIFPPGPSMRLITDLFAYCREHVPHWNTISISGYHIREAGSTAVQEVAFTLANGIAYVQAAIDAGLDVDDFAPQLSFFFNAHNQFLEEVAKFRAARRLWAEIMRDRFGARSAESQRLKFHAQTGGSTLTAQQVQNNIVRVTLQALAAVLGGAQSLHTNSMDEALALPTEEAVQVALRTQQIIAYESGVADTVDPLGGSYVIEALTDEIYRRARAYIEKIDSLGGALRAIEVGYMQREIQDAAYAYQQAVERGEQIVVGVNQFMVEGEPKVDILRVDPAVEQQQRARLAALRAERDNSRVAGLLGQLETAARGRENLMPLFIECVEHDATLGEICGVLRGVFGEYRPEVTL, encoded by the coding sequence ATGACCAAGCCTGGTAGTCGAGAGCAGTGGGAAACGGACGTGCTGGCCAGAGCGCTGGCGCGTTTTCCTGAACGGCGAGAAACGTTTGTGACGTCTTCCGGTATCCTCTTGCAGCGGCTCTACACGCCGGAAGATGTCCCCGCCGACTATGAGACCACGCAGGGTTACCCGGGACAGTATCCGTTCACGCGGGGCGTTCAGCCGACGATGTACCGCGGGCGGCTGTGGACGATGCGGCAGTACGCCGGGTATGCCAGCGCCGAGGAATCCAACGCCCGCTACCGCTACCTGCTGGAGCAGGGCCAGACCGGCCTGAGCGTGGCCTTTGACCTGCCTACCCAGATCGGCTACGACGCCGATCATCCGATGGCCCTGGGCGAAGTTGGTCGGGTAGGCGTCAGCATCAGCAGCCTGCGGGATATGGCTCGCCTGTTTGAGGGTATTCCGCTCGACCGGGTGTCGACATCGATGACGATCAACGCGCCGGCGGCGGTGTTGCTGGCGATGTACATCGCGGTGGCCCGGCAGCAGGGGGTAGAACCGGTTAAGCTGCGCGGCACTGTTCAGAACGACATCCTCAAAGAATATCTGGCGCGGGGGACTTACATCTTCCCGCCGGGGCCGAGTATGCGCCTGATCACTGACCTGTTCGCCTATTGCCGGGAGCACGTGCCGCACTGGAACACGATCAGTATCAGCGGCTACCACATCCGGGAAGCGGGCAGCACCGCCGTGCAGGAAGTCGCTTTTACGCTGGCCAACGGGATTGCCTACGTGCAGGCGGCCATCGATGCCGGTCTGGATGTGGACGACTTCGCCCCCCAGCTATCGTTCTTCTTCAATGCGCATAATCAATTCCTGGAGGAAGTCGCCAAGTTCCGGGCGGCGCGGCGGTTATGGGCGGAGATCATGCGCGACCGCTTCGGCGCCCGTTCCGCGGAAAGCCAGCGGCTGAAGTTCCATGCTCAGACGGGCGGCAGCACGCTGACCGCCCAGCAGGTGCAAAACAACATCGTCCGGGTGACGTTGCAGGCGCTGGCGGCGGTACTGGGCGGTGCGCAGAGCCTGCATACCAACAGCATGGACGAAGCGCTGGCCCTGCCGACCGAGGAAGCCGTTCAGGTGGCCCTGCGGACGCAGCAGATCATTGCCTATGAGAGCGGCGTGGCCGATACAGTTGACCCGCTGGGAGGGAGTTACGTCATCGAGGCGCTGACCGACGAGATCTACCGCCGGGCGCGGGCTTACATTGAGAAGATCGATTCACTGGGCGGGGCGCTGCGGGCTATCGAGGTTGGTTACATGCAGCGGGAGATCCAGGACGCTGCTTACGCTTACCAGCAAGCGGTCGAGCGCGGCGAGCAGATTGTGGTGGGCGTGAACCAGTTCATGGTCGAGGGCGAGCCGAAAGTGGATATCCTGCGGGTAGACCCGGCTGTGGAGCAGCAGCAACGGGCGCGACTGGCTGCGCTGCGCGCCGAACGAGACAACAGCCGGGTGGCCGGGCTGCTGGGCCAACTGGAAACAGCCGCACGCGGGCGCGAGAACCTGATGCCGCTGTTCATCGAGTGCGTGGAGCATGACGCTACGCTGGGCGAGATTTGCGGCGTGCTACGCGGGGTCTTTGGCGAGTACCGGCCAGAAGTGACGCTCTGA
- a CDS encoding biotin/lipoyl-binding protein produces the protein MRYTATVNDRTFTIDILPDGKLLVDGKPRDVDFLSLDNKTLYSLLVDNTSYEGLVEKVDGFYQVLLWGALYAVRVMDEREQRLAKSSAAFVPEDVEIVIRAPMPGLILSVPVEPGQAVEAGQTLVILESMKMENELKAPRAGRVHTVYVKAGDSVEQAKKLVSVI, from the coding sequence ATGCGATACACGGCTACGGTCAATGACCGCACCTTCACGATCGACATCCTGCCGGATGGCAAGCTGCTGGTCGATGGCAAACCGCGCGATGTCGATTTTCTTTCCCTGGACAACAAGACGCTGTACTCCCTGCTGGTAGACAATACCTCCTATGAAGGGCTGGTGGAGAAGGTCGATGGCTTCTACCAGGTGCTGCTGTGGGGGGCGCTGTACGCCGTGCGAGTGATGGACGAACGCGAGCAGCGCCTGGCCAAGTCCAGCGCGGCGTTTGTCCCAGAAGACGTTGAGATTGTCATCCGCGCGCCGATGCCCGGCCTGATCCTCTCCGTGCCAGTGGAGCCGGGGCAGGCCGTTGAAGCTGGTCAGACGCTGGTCATCCTCGAATCGATGAAGATGGAAAACGAGCTAAAAGCGCCCCGCGCCGGACGGGTGCATACGGTCTATGTCAAGGCCGGCGATAGCGTGGAGCAGGCCAAAAAGCTCGTCTCGGTGATCTAG
- a CDS encoding P1 family peptidase — protein MSRPRLRDLGIAIGRLPTGPHNAITDVPGVRVGQVSVIYDKPMVARTGVTIIAPREGPVSRDRVFAGYHSFNGCGAMTGLLWLEESGQLSSEIALTGTYTVGTVYDALVRAMQEGYGSHLPVVAETYDGFLNEGPAFHVTQEHVLQAISQASDGPVAEGNVGGGTGMKCHDFKGGIGTASRIAPARCCNFTVGALVQANQGDRIDLMIKGVPVGQEIGPERVPLPQPGPEEQGSSIIVILATDAPLLPFQCRRLAQRAVIGLARTGSYGHNWSGDIFLAFATGNHLTSTTAEPDTVRMLPNSELDPLFLAAGEAVEEAILNALCAAETMIGQKGRVVHALPTDDLLAIMKHYNRL, from the coding sequence ATGTCACGCCCAAGACTGCGCGACCTGGGGATCGCTATCGGTCGCTTGCCGACTGGCCCCCACAACGCCATCACCGATGTGCCTGGCGTGCGCGTCGGGCAGGTCAGCGTCATCTATGATAAACCGATGGTCGCCCGCACCGGCGTCACCATCATCGCTCCGCGCGAAGGGCCGGTCAGCCGCGACCGCGTGTTCGCCGGTTACCACTCGTTCAACGGCTGCGGCGCCATGACCGGTCTGCTCTGGCTGGAAGAATCCGGGCAGCTTTCCAGCGAGATTGCCCTGACCGGCACGTACACTGTTGGCACTGTTTACGATGCCCTGGTTCGGGCCATGCAGGAGGGCTACGGCAGCCATCTGCCGGTAGTAGCGGAGACCTATGATGGTTTCCTGAACGAAGGCCCGGCCTTTCATGTGACCCAGGAGCACGTATTACAGGCGATCAGTCAGGCCAGTGACGGCCCGGTGGCGGAAGGCAACGTCGGTGGCGGCACCGGCATGAAGTGCCACGACTTCAAGGGCGGGATCGGTACCGCCTCCCGGATCGCCCCCGCCCGTTGCTGCAACTTCACCGTCGGCGCACTCGTCCAGGCCAACCAGGGCGACCGCATTGATCTGATGATCAAAGGTGTACCGGTCGGCCAGGAGATCGGCCCGGAGCGCGTCCCCTTGCCCCAGCCCGGCCCGGAAGAACAAGGGTCGTCGATCATCGTGATCCTGGCAACGGACGCGCCCCTGTTGCCTTTCCAGTGCCGCCGGCTGGCCCAGCGGGCGGTCATCGGGCTGGCCCGCACCGGCAGCTACGGCCATAACTGGAGCGGCGACATCTTTCTGGCCTTCGCCACCGGCAACCACCTGACGTCAACCACCGCTGAGCCGGATACCGTCCGCATGCTGCCCAACTCGGAGCTGGACCCGCTTTTCCTGGCTGCTGGCGAGGCCGTGGAAGAAGCCATCCTTAACGCCCTGTGCGCCGCCGAAACCATGATCGGGCAGAAGGGCCGGGTTGTCCACGCCCTGCCCACCGATGACCTGCTGGCGATCATGAAGCATTACAACCGGCTGTAG
- a CDS encoding acyl-CoA carboxylase subunit beta, with the protein MTELDSRIAELRAKREQGRLGGGQDRIDRQHKAGKLTARERLEILLDPGSFREVDAFVVQRARDFGMDAPENQILGDSVVTGWGTIEGRLVYVYSQDFTVFGGSLSEVHAQKIVKIMQMAMKNGAPIIGLNDSGGARIQEGVVSLDGYASIFLHNTLASGVVPQLSAIMGPCAGGAVYSPALTDFVFMVKDTSHMFVTGPDVIKQVTHEDVTKEVLGGAMTHNTISGVSHLAADTEEDCLFLLRELLSYIPQNNMEDPPYVPTGDDPLRTEEALDTIIPDNPNKPYDMKEVIRLIVDDRRFFEIHEHYAPNIVVGFARLGGHSVGIVANQPAVLAGVLDIAASEKAARFIRFCDAFNVPIITFEDVPGFMPGVAQEHGGIIRSGAKLLFAYCEATVPKITVVTRKAYGGAYCVMNSKAIRSDLNLAWPTAEFAVMGPEGAVNIIFRRALAEADDPDALRAELVADYRERFANPYVAAARGDIDDIIEPRDTRPRLINALEMLRNKRDSNPPRKHANMPL; encoded by the coding sequence ATGACAGAACTTGATTCCAGGATTGCCGAACTCCGCGCCAAACGTGAACAGGGTCGCCTGGGTGGCGGCCAGGATCGTATTGACCGCCAGCACAAAGCAGGCAAGCTGACTGCTCGCGAGCGACTGGAAATCCTGCTGGACCCCGGCAGCTTCCGCGAGGTGGATGCTTTTGTGGTGCAGCGCGCCCGTGATTTCGGCATGGATGCACCGGAGAATCAGATTCTGGGGGATAGCGTCGTCACTGGCTGGGGCACAATTGAGGGGCGGCTGGTATACGTCTACTCCCAGGATTTTACGGTGTTTGGCGGCAGCCTGAGCGAGGTACACGCCCAGAAGATCGTCAAGATCATGCAGATGGCCATGAAGAACGGCGCGCCGATCATCGGCCTGAACGATAGCGGCGGCGCGCGTATCCAGGAAGGCGTGGTCAGTCTGGATGGCTACGCTTCGATCTTCCTGCATAATACGCTGGCCAGCGGCGTCGTGCCACAGCTCAGCGCAATTATGGGACCGTGCGCCGGCGGCGCGGTCTACAGCCCGGCCCTGACCGACTTTGTTTTCATGGTCAAAGACACCAGTCACATGTTCGTGACCGGGCCAGATGTGATCAAGCAGGTCACCCATGAGGATGTGACCAAAGAAGTGCTTGGCGGGGCGATGACGCACAACACCATCAGCGGCGTCAGCCATCTGGCAGCGGACACCGAGGAAGATTGCCTCTTTTTGCTGCGGGAGCTACTGAGCTACATCCCGCAGAATAACATGGAGGATCCGCCGTATGTGCCCACCGGCGATGATCCGCTGCGCACCGAAGAAGCGCTGGATACGATCATCCCCGACAATCCCAATAAGCCTTACGACATGAAAGAGGTCATCCGCCTGATCGTTGATGACCGGCGCTTCTTTGAGATTCACGAGCATTACGCGCCGAACATCGTGGTCGGGTTCGCCCGGCTGGGTGGGCACAGCGTGGGCATTGTGGCCAACCAGCCGGCGGTGCTGGCCGGTGTGCTGGATATCGCCGCCAGCGAAAAGGCCGCCCGTTTCATCCGCTTCTGCGATGCCTTTAACGTGCCGATCATCACCTTTGAGGATGTGCCGGGCTTTATGCCGGGCGTGGCTCAGGAACATGGCGGGATCATCCGTTCCGGGGCCAAGCTGCTCTTTGCCTACTGTGAGGCAACCGTGCCCAAGATCACGGTGGTGACGCGCAAGGCGTATGGCGGGGCCTACTGCGTGATGAACAGCAAGGCCATCCGTTCCGATCTCAATCTGGCCTGGCCGACCGCCGAATTTGCCGTGATGGGGCCGGAAGGCGCGGTGAACATCATCTTCCGCCGGGCGCTGGCGGAGGCCGACGATCCGGATGCGCTGCGGGCGGAACTGGTCGCTGACTACCGCGAACGCTTCGCTAACCCCTATGTGGCAGCGGCACGCGGCGACATCGACGATATCATCGAACCGCGAGACACGCGTCCCCGCCTGATCAATGCCCTGGAGATGTTGCGCAACAAGCGCGACAGCAATCCGCCACGCAAGCACGCCAACATGCCGCTCTAA